The following proteins are co-located in the uncultured Draconibacterium sp. genome:
- a CDS encoding DUF4386 domain-containing protein encodes MKAQKTIARTFGIFFLLAFLSYGIGSGLTASATDAANSFSNIDTNKAQLIIGVLLMALVHTIVNIGLPVLMMPILKPFNTILSYGYLSAGITATAIIIVGSIFLLLHVPLGAMYQNSAATDLQHFETIGALLTKGNFYAYQIGMAIWGIGGLMFCYLLSISKLVPRVFSIWGLLGYLVFIAGTISELFGYNIGVHLAIPGGLFEISLSIWLIVKGFKKPELKLNLQNP; translated from the coding sequence ATGAAAGCACAAAAAACAATTGCCCGCACTTTTGGAATCTTTTTCCTGCTCGCATTTTTATCGTACGGAATTGGAAGTGGCCTAACAGCTTCAGCAACAGACGCAGCCAACTCATTTAGTAACATCGATACAAATAAAGCTCAGCTAATAATCGGTGTGCTGCTTATGGCATTGGTTCATACCATTGTAAACATTGGCCTGCCTGTTCTGATGATGCCCATTTTAAAACCCTTTAATACGATTTTAAGTTATGGCTATTTAAGTGCCGGTATTACGGCAACGGCGATCATTATAGTTGGTTCCATCTTTCTACTTTTACATGTTCCGCTAGGTGCAATGTATCAGAATTCGGCTGCAACAGACTTACAACATTTTGAAACCATTGGGGCCTTGCTGACAAAAGGAAACTTTTACGCCTATCAGATAGGAATGGCAATTTGGGGCATCGGTGGATTAATGTTTTGCTATTTATTATCTATATCAAAGCTTGTTCCGCGGGTATTTTCCATTTGGGGTTTGCTAGGTTACCTGGTCTTTATTGCCGGAACAATATCAGAATTATTTGGTTATAATATTGGGGTTCATTTAGCAATCCCAGGAGGATTATTTGAGATATCACTAAGTATTTGGCTGATTGTTAAGGGATTTAAAAAGCCTGAATTAAAGCTAAATCTTCAAAATCCTTAG
- a CDS encoding DUF6261 family protein has protein sequence MIEKIIFNSRTTEINAVSMRMIGGYKNTTLSSDVHLSSMFTDLESESALLTSSINRSKAESELDEKDSLRDQQVRALFYLVKGYLHHPQADVKSAAETVEKVLDRYGLNITGESYSIESSLLVSMLDDLSKQKLQDAIALLPGCAEVKTALQTAQTDFETTRIAYEEEKAHEGTEQNATTIKKAVVGIINERIVVYMRAMELVEEPTYGDLARTIATIIAENNEVVKKRRKTPEEETVNP, from the coding sequence ATGATTGAAAAAATTATTTTCAACAGTCGTACAACAGAAATTAATGCGGTGAGTATGCGCATGATCGGTGGCTATAAAAACACCACTTTAAGTAGCGATGTGCATTTAAGCAGCATGTTTACCGACCTTGAATCGGAATCGGCTCTGTTAACTTCATCCATTAACCGCTCGAAAGCCGAAAGCGAACTGGACGAAAAAGACAGCCTGCGCGACCAGCAGGTTAGGGCCTTGTTCTACCTTGTAAAAGGCTATTTGCATCATCCGCAGGCCGATGTTAAAAGTGCCGCCGAAACAGTGGAGAAAGTGCTTGATCGTTATGGACTCAACATTACCGGCGAAAGTTACTCTATCGAATCGTCGTTGCTCGTTTCGATGCTTGATGATCTTTCGAAACAAAAATTACAGGATGCCATTGCCCTCTTGCCGGGATGTGCCGAGGTAAAAACAGCTTTACAAACCGCCCAGACCGACTTTGAAACCACCCGTATAGCTTACGAAGAAGAAAAGGCACACGAAGGAACCGAACAAAATGCAACAACCATTAAGAAAGCTGTAGTTGGTATTATAAACGAGCGTATTGTGGTATATATGCGTGCCATGGAATTGGTTGAAGAGCCCACTTATGGCGACCTGGCCCGAACAATAGCCACCATTATTGCCGAGAACAACGAGGTGGTGAAAAAACGCCGGAAAACACCCGAAGAAGAAACTGTAAACCCGTAA
- a CDS encoding TlpA disulfide reductase family protein, whose protein sequence is MNKLTYLMLLVLISCFFSCQNDKKGNNVNALVDFNGITYLKIIVNNCSDTTVLHVQNRTVIPIGIETQQLVVLKDGVYYLTLKSTHPFLGRLFFGNSEFPMFTIPNDTLEIDLNLDLNHDHQNSIKYSGKTEHINNYYLEKLRHFNYPYPDIGVIASNYTSSSYSIYEGAEKIDSLFNEEKKFFSTYKNKSYLPDWFTEMERLNLYYYNLSLKIGAIPYRNSFYKEHTKTNDRYFNFLDSIPINNPKAYLSSHYFYFLKSYFFIQDMDKYDDNKTGFERAYPILKINLPKITGELSGETRKLFLAYLFSSYYYSVNNTSQVLKLDTLFETVSNYVNDSTLINAVKKNSNSKIEPLGEKAFLNKGEKAPDFYLSDINCKFHTLKDFEGELIYVSFWATYCSPCIKNIPAKNALIKEYENKPIVFVNISFDKESDTWLNSLEKYKISGVDLICKGNWENIIKTKYYIQGIPRYVLINKNGEIIDSDAPSPGDKSELTGLIDKYLNEKMKKSAHNKM, encoded by the coding sequence ATGAATAAACTTACTTATCTAATGTTACTAGTTTTGATTTCCTGTTTTTTTTCATGCCAAAATGATAAAAAAGGAAATAATGTTAACGCATTAGTTGACTTTAACGGGATAACCTATCTTAAAATTATCGTGAATAATTGTAGTGACACAACAGTCCTTCATGTTCAAAATCGCACAGTGATACCGATAGGTATTGAAACACAACAACTTGTTGTACTCAAAGATGGGGTTTATTATCTGACACTTAAGTCTACCCATCCATTTTTAGGTCGGCTTTTCTTTGGAAATTCAGAATTTCCCATGTTCACCATTCCAAACGATACCTTGGAAATAGATTTGAACCTTGACTTAAATCACGACCATCAAAATTCAATAAAATATTCGGGTAAAACAGAGCATATTAACAACTATTATCTCGAAAAGCTTAGGCATTTTAACTACCCTTACCCCGACATCGGAGTTATTGCCTCAAATTATACCTCGTCTTCATATTCTATCTATGAAGGTGCCGAAAAAATTGATTCTCTATTTAATGAAGAGAAAAAATTCTTTTCAACCTATAAAAATAAATCTTATTTACCCGACTGGTTTACCGAGATGGAAAGGCTAAATTTGTACTATTATAATTTAAGTTTAAAAATAGGGGCAATCCCTTACAGAAATTCCTTTTATAAAGAACATACAAAAACAAACGACCGCTATTTTAATTTTCTGGATTCAATACCAATTAATAATCCAAAAGCATATTTATCATCTCACTATTTTTATTTCTTAAAATCATATTTTTTTATCCAAGACATGGATAAATATGATGACAATAAAACGGGATTTGAAAGGGCTTACCCTATACTAAAAATAAATCTTCCAAAAATCACAGGTGAATTATCTGGTGAAACAAGAAAACTATTTCTAGCCTACCTTTTTTCATCTTACTATTACAGTGTAAATAACACAAGTCAGGTTTTAAAATTAGATACTTTATTTGAAACGGTTTCCAATTATGTCAATGATAGTACGTTAATAAATGCTGTTAAAAAAAATAGTAATTCCAAAATTGAACCTTTAGGAGAAAAAGCCTTTTTGAATAAAGGTGAAAAAGCTCCGGACTTCTATTTAAGTGATATAAATTGTAAGTTTCATACGCTTAAAGATTTTGAAGGGGAATTGATATATGTAAGTTTTTGGGCAACATATTGTTCTCCATGCATAAAGAATATTCCTGCAAAAAATGCTTTAATTAAGGAATATGAAAATAAACCAATCGTATTTGTAAATATCAGTTTTGATAAAGAAAGCGACACATGGTTAAATTCTTTAGAAAAATATAAGATATCTGGTGTAGATTTAATTTGTAAAGGGAATTGGGAAAATATTATTAAGACCAAATATTACATTCAGGGAATCCCTAGATACGTGTTAATTAATAAAAATGGAGAAATCATCGACAGCGACGCACCATCTCCAGGGGATAAGTCTGAACTAACAGGTTTAATTGACAAATACTTAAATGAAAAAATGAAAAAATCTGCACATAACAAAATGTAA
- a CDS encoding Crp/Fnr family transcriptional regulator, translating to MENKFVAYFSRISPLSKEEGEAIAESMQTRKFKKGDFLIKEGQFSNKTYFILDGCVREYILTDGEEKTTNFFTEEQWAISLNSFNPQNVAKHNWICVEDTLVVEGDEQQGQALFKRFPRFETISRTIMEAAFAEQKEALTSYYTDSPEERYLKLMKSRPGLFQRIPQYHLASYIGVKPESLSRIRKRLATE from the coding sequence ATGGAAAACAAATTTGTAGCCTATTTTTCGAGAATATCGCCACTTTCAAAAGAAGAGGGAGAAGCCATCGCTGAAAGCATGCAAACAAGGAAATTCAAGAAAGGTGATTTCCTGATTAAGGAAGGGCAATTTTCAAACAAAACCTATTTTATTCTTGACGGCTGTGTAAGAGAGTACATCTTAACTGACGGCGAAGAGAAAACGACCAATTTCTTCACCGAGGAACAATGGGCCATTTCATTAAACAGCTTTAACCCACAAAATGTGGCAAAACACAATTGGATTTGCGTAGAAGATACTTTGGTGGTTGAAGGAGACGAGCAGCAAGGCCAGGCACTGTTTAAGCGCTTTCCCCGGTTCGAAACCATCTCCCGAACCATAATGGAAGCTGCCTTTGCAGAGCAAAAAGAAGCATTGACCTCTTATTACACCGACTCACCGGAGGAACGCTACCTGAAACTTATGAAATCGAGGCCCGGCCTTTTCCAGCGGATACCCCAATATCACCTTGCAAGTTACATTGGTGTAAAGCCCGAATCGTTAAGCCGCATCCGAAAACGTCTTGCTACTGAATAG